TGGCGTTCTCGTATTCGGCCACCGTCGGCGGATTCACGAACGAGAACGTGATGTCGTACGCCGCCGTCTGACCGAAGTTCCTGACCACCAGTTCGATCACGTGCCAGTCGGCGGGGTGTGGCTCCATGAACATTGCGACCTGCGGCCGGGTCTGCTCGGCGAGCAGCCGGCGGTTGCGGGTGATCTGCCGGTTGGTGAAGACGAGGGCGACGACGGCGAGCGCGATCGCCGCCCACGCCGCCCACGCGATCCAGGTGCTGGACCCGACGTTCGTGATTCCGTTCCAGCCGTCCTGGATCCACCCCATGGAATCCACCCTCCGCTTATATCACAGGCAAGGCATCGCGGGACCGGGCAAGAGACGCCGGTTGCAAAGTCCGGCCCCCTGACGGCGGATCAGTGAATACCTGTAGATGACCGCCCGGTGTGCTGCGCGGCAGCACCGGAGGACGTGCGCCTCGGTGCGCTTGCTTGCGGCTTCGGGTACATGAAAGCCAGCGGCAGAAAAGTCAGCGCCACCAGTACGACCGCCACCACAAACGCCGCGCCGTAGGCGTGCGAAAGGTCGATCCGGGAAGGGGGCTGGCCGGGCGTTACCGTTTGATCGAGCCGGCTGGTCAGGATCACCGACAGGAGCGCGGTCCCCACCGCGGCCGCCACCTGCTGATTGACCTTGATCAGCGTCGAACCCCTGGCCATCTGATGCGGGGCCAGCGTCTGCATCGCCACGGCGACCAGCGGCATCCGGGTAGCGCCCATGCCCAGCCCCAAGATCGTCAGACCGGTCAGCAGCACCGGCAGCGACTCGCGCTGCAGGGCGACACCGTAAGCGAACACACCCATGCCCGCGACGTTCAACGCGACGCCGATGGCAAGAACCCCGCGAGCGCCGCGTCGGTCCATCGACCTGCCCGCCCACGGCATGCTCACCGCGGCACCGATTCCTCGGGGGACCACGCTCATCCCGGCTTGAAGAGGCGTCTGGTTGCCCAGCTGCTGGAAGTAGCTGGGGAACAGCACCCCGGCGCCGAAGGTCGAGACGATATAGAAGAACATGGCGACATTAGTGAGTGTGAACGCCCGGTTGGTCAGTAGGCGCAGATCGATCAGGGGCTTATCCGACCGGCGGAGGGCGTGAAACACGAACCCGACGAGCAACGCCATCCCAACGGCTAGGGGTACCCACACGTGCCCGTCGGTCACGCTGCGGCGGATCGGGATTTCGGACATCCCGTACAACAGCGCTGGCAGGCCTGGCGACAGCAGCAGCATCCCGACGACGTCGAAGGTTTCCGACGGTGACGGGTCGTCGCCGGGCAACACGATCGCGGCCAGGACAACTGCGGCCGCACCGAACGGCAGGTTGATCCAGAAGATCCACTGCCAGCTGTAGCTGTCGATGAGCCAACCGCCCAAGACAGGGCCAAACGCTGGAGCGAGCACCACCGGGATGCCGAGGACAGCCATCACGCGGCCAACCCGTTGCGGACCCGCCTCGCGGTTGACGATGGTCAGGGTCAGGGTCGTGAGCATGCCGCCGCCGAGACCTTGCAGCACCCGAGAGACGATCAGCGCGGTGATGTTTGGAGCTACCGCGCATAACAGCGAGCCCAGTGTGAACGCGACGACGGAACCGATGAACATTCGTTTCGTGCCGAATCGGTCGGCTGCCCAACCGGCGAGCGGGATCACGGCGGCTAACGCGAGTGTGTAACCGGTGATCGTCCAGGAAACGACGGCCTGGGTGGAGCCGAAGGTGGCGACGAACGTGCGTTGTGCGACGGTGACGACCGTCGTGTCCAAGAGGTTCATGAACGAGCCCAGGACGCACACCCCTGCTATCCACCACAGCCTGGCGTCCAGCGTGGGCAGGCCGGGTTGCCGCCCGCGCGGGCGGCGTATCACCGCAATTCCCACGAGCGGTGGGAAGGCGTCAGTCTTTCCACCGCGCCCAGGGCCGTCGCGGTCCGCTCTTCCCAGCCGCCATCGACGACGACGAATGGTCGTACCGCTGCGCGCAAAGCGCGCTCGCAGCGGCCGACGAAGTCAACGTCCGCACCGAGTGGAGAAGCCAGGCCGGTGGTGTCCGAAGACGCATCGGGCGTCATGAGCAGCGTGAGATCATAAGGGCGACAAGCTAATTCACAGATCTCCTGAGGGCAGCTTCCCGACAGCAACTCGGCCCACACGGTGGTCGCCAGCGGATCGGCACAGATCAGCACGCGATCGGCGTCGCGCGCTAAGGCTTCCTCAGAAGCGATCTGTCCGCGAACGAATTCTCTGCAATCCCATCCAGCCGACGAGCCTCCCCGCAGGCCCGGTAGTGCCGTTGACCACTCCGGAACCCATTTCGTCCCCAGCTTTTCCGCGAGCCCCCTGGCGAGTGCGCCCGTCGCGGTGGGGTCGGGGCCGAGGATGCTGACCCTTTTCACGAAGTTGGGCCGGACGCAGCGTGGGATGTGCTGCCAGTGCGCGAACGGGTCCGCGCGGATGTCCGTCGCACTGACCGGAACGACCGCGCGAGCTTGATCGACTGACACGAAACGCGCCCCGAGGATTTGGGCGAAGTCCGCGCCGTAAGGCTCGGAAGCAAAGACGAAATCGGGACGCTCCGGGAGGACTCCGTCCAAGCGGGCCTTCCACGTGGCCCACGACGGCGGGTGCTGCACGTTCTCGATGGAAAGAGGAAGCACCCGATCGAAGGGGAACAGCTCACGCATCCACGCCAGGCGCTGAGTGCCCGATATCGGGTCGCCGGCCTGTACCGAGATAACGACCGTCAGATCGTCCACCCATCGGTGGGCGAACTCGCAAAGGTAAACGTGGCCGGCGTGGGGCGGCAAAAACCTCCCCAGCACCATTCCGCGGGTCACGACGGCCCACGATCGCCGAATTCGCGCTCACCGCGACGTGGTTGCCGGCCGAAACGCTGCACGAAGATTATTTAGCACCCGTAGCGCCCCGCGTCTGGATAAATCGGAGTCTCGATGTCGCGGTGCGGATTGGCCAGCCCGGTGGCGCACCGCCGGGCCGAGGCGTGGCTCCGCGCGCCTCAGCCGCCCATCAGCATCCGCCACTGGGCGAGGTCCGCGGCCCGATACACGTAGTTGGAACGCTTGACCTCCGACAGCGAAGCGCTCGGCTCAGCCGAATACCAGTGCCCCGGAAACACGATCGGGTCACCGGGCAGCGTCGCGAGTTGCCGCAGGCTGCGGTACATCTCGTCGGAGTCGCCGCCGGGAAAGTCGGTGCGCCCGCAGCCCTCCAGGAACAGCGTGTCACCGGCGACGAGGCGGCCGTCGAGCAGGAAGCATTGGCTGCCCGGCGTGTGGCCGGGAGTGTGCAGCAACTCGATCTCGATGTCGCCGATGCTGACCTTGTCGTGATTCTCGTGGGCGGTGAGGTCGCCGAGGCTGATCCCGGTGACCCGCGAAACCCATTGCGCCTCATGGATATTGACGTGAACCGGCACGACTTTGCGTTCCAGCAGCTCGGCTAGGCCCTGCAGCGAAAAGCCCATCATCGACCCACCGACGTGGTCGGGATGATGATGGGTCACCAGCACGCCGGACAGGTGCATGCCGTCGGCCTCGAGCGTGTCGAGCAAATCACCCGCCGCGTACGCGGGGTCGACCACCACGCAGTCGCCCGTTTGGCGGTCGCCGATCAGGTAGGCGAAGTTGCGCATCTGGGCCGCGAACATGTCGCCGGCGGCGAAGTCGCGACCGGAGAGCAGTTGACGAAAGTACAGCCGGTCTGTTGACACGTGACCAGAGTAGGGCGTGCGGACCGAGGGTCGGCAGCGCGCCGGGAACTTTGTCGACCCCGCCCGCGAGCAGGGATTGGGCGTCTGTCCGGTGGGTATTGTTGGCGCATGAGGAAGAAGGTCGAAATCGAGATCGACGTCGATCTGGTCGACGAGGCGATACGCCGCTTCCAGTTGGCCGATGCCCGAGAGGCCATCAACCTCGCGTTGCGCACCCTGCTCACCGGAGCCGAAGGCGGCGAACCGGGCGAGGAGTACGACGAATTCAGCGACCCCAGCGCCTGGCAGCCCCGCCCCGGCGGTGCCGCCGCCCCGTAAAGCCCGTGGTTTGGTCCCGTTGCGAGCCAGGTTGTACCCTCTTTTAGGCCCGCGGCACTGCCGATTCGGGTGAACGGCCCCCTTAGCTCAGTCGGTAGAGCGTTTCCATGGTAAGGAAAAGGTCAACGGTTCGATTCCGTTAGGGGGCTCGGCGGATGCCGAGCAGGCGTGGCGGCCCCGGACTCCAACAGGGGTAGCCAGAGGCGATGTAGCTCAGTCGGTTAGAGCGAACGACTCATAATCGTTAGGTCGCCGGTTCGAGTCCGGCCATCGCTACAACACAACAACGTGCACTTTGAGAGATTTGAGAGAGAACCGTCATGGCGTCCAGTACCGACGTGCGGCCGAAGATCACCTTGGCCTGCGAGGTGTGCAAGCACCGCAACTACATCACCAAGAAGAATCGCCGGAACGACCCGGACCGCATGGAGCTGAAGAAGTTCTGCCCCAACTGCGGCAAGCACCAGGCGCACCGGGAAACGCGCTAGCGGCGACCCTCAACCGTTTATTCGCCCACTGACTAGGTAGATTTTAGAGCCGTGCCGTTAAGCGAAAGCATCGTCGGGATGCACTACCGCTACCCCGACTATTACATCGTGGAGCGGGAGAAAGTCCGCGAGTACGCCGTCGCCGTGCAAAATGACGACGCCTTCTATCTCGAGGAGAAGGCGGCGGCCGATCTCGGCTATGGCGGGCTGCTCGCGCCGTTGACGTTCATCTGCGTGTTCGGCTACCAGGCGCAGACATCCTTCTTCAAGCACGCGAACATCGCCGTCCACGACGCGCAGATCGTGCAGGTCGACCAGGTGCTGAAGTTCATGGCGCCAATCGTGGCGGGCGACAAGCTGTACTGCGACGTCTACGTGGACTCGGTGCGGGTTTCGCACGGCACTCAGATCATCGTGACCAAGAACGTCGTCACCAACGAAGCCGGTGACGTCGTCCAGGAGACCTACACGACCCTGGCGGGCCGTGCCGGCGAAAACGGAGAAGAGGGATTTTCTGATGCCACTGCGTGAGTTCAGCTCGGTGAAGGTGGGTGACCAGCTCCCCGAGAAGACCTATCCGCTGACCCGTCAGGATCTGGTGAACTACGCGGGAGTGTCCGGGGACCTGAACCCGATCCACTGGGACGACGAGATGGCCAAGGTCGTCGGGTTGGACACCGCGATCGCGCACGGCATGCTGACCATGGGCATCGGTGGCGGCTACGTCACCTCGTGGATCGGTGACCCCGGTGCGGTCACCGAGTACAACGTGCGGTTCACCGCGGTGGTGCCGGTGCCCAACGACGGCAAGGGCGCCGAGCTGGTCTTCAGCGGCCGGGTGAAGTCCGTCGATCCGGAGACCAAGTCGGTAACCATCGCGTTGACGGCCACCACCGGCGGCAAGAAGATCTTCGGTAGGGCCATCGCCTCCGCGACACTCGCATAGGCGGGCCCCGCTTAATGGCGCTCAAGACCGATATCCGCGGGATGATCTGGCGGTACCCGGACTATTTCGTGGTGGGCCGTGAACAACTCCGTCAGTTCGCGTTAGCCACCAAGAACCGCCACCCGGCCCACTTCGACGAAGACGCGGCCGCCGAACTCGGCCACGACGCGATCGTGGCGCCCCTGACCTTCGCAACCATCTTCGCCAAGCTGGTTCAGCTGGATTTCTTCCGGCACGTCGACATCGGCATGGAGACGCTGGTGATCGTCCAGGTCGACCAGAGGTTCGTGTTCTCCAAGCCGATCAAGGCCGGCGACAAGCTGTGGGCGCGGATGGACATCGTGTCGGTGGACGAGCGTTTCGGCGCCGACATCGTCGTCACCAAGAACATCTGCACCGACGATCACGGTGAGGTGGTCTTGGAGGCCTACACCACGTTGATGAGCCAGTACGCCGACCAGTCGGCGAATCTCAAATGGGACTCGGAGTCCGGCCAGGTCGTCAGAACGGCGTAATTAGTATCTGACTCCCGCGTCGATGTACACTCGGACCTCGGGGTTTTCCCAGCGTTAGCGCGCTTTCCGTGAGTCGAGCGATCGGAAGGCGCGCGTGTCATGTGAGCCCCGGTAGGTAAGCGCAGGTTGGCCTGCCAACCGCGAAGGGGCGTAGCTCAACTGGCAGAGCAGCGGTCTCCAAAACCGCAGGTTGCAGGTTCAAGTCCTGTCGCCCCTGCTGAACGCGACGTCTGGCGACGATGCGGGCCGGAATGGCCCGAGGAGGAGCCCGACAATAGAAAAGGCGTGCCATGGTGGACACTGGAATAGTGGCCGTTCACCACGGGATGGCCCGCGGGGTACGAGCAAACTTAAGGAGCATGCGGTGAGCGACGAAGGCGACGCTGCCAACGACGCCACAAGCGACGGCGCAGACAGGGGTGAGGACCGCGCGAACGGCGGCCGGACCGCTGTGGTGACGCGGCCGCAGCGCCCCACCGGCAAACGCACCCGGCAGCGAGCGACCGATGCCGGCGAGGACGTCGACGTAGAGTCGGCGGACGAGGTCGAGGTCGCCAAGCAGGACAAGGCCACCAAGGGCGCCAAAGCCAAGAAGGCCAAAAAACCGAAGAAGCCCGGGGAGCGTTCGGCCAACCCGTTCGTCTTCGTCTACAACTACCTCAAGCAGGTGGTTGCGGAGATGCGGAAGGTTATCTGGCCCAACCGCAAGCAGATGCTCACCTACACATCGGTGGTGCTGGTGTTCCTGGCCTTCATGGTGGCGCTGGTCGGCGGCGCGGATTTCGGCCTCACCAAGCTGGTGCTGCTGGTGTTCGGCTGAGCGAGAGATAGAGAGGACTGAAAACCGTGACTACCTTCGACGGTGACACGTCCGCGGGTGAAGCGGTCGACGTAGAAGAGCGCGCCGAGGAGACTGAGACCTCCGCGGCCGAGGCCCCCGAGGAGTCGGCCGAAGAGGTCGACCCGGCGGCCGCGCTCAAGGCGGAGCTGCGCAGCAAGCCGGGCGACTGGTACGTCATCCACTCCTACGCGGGATACGAGAACAAGGTCAAAGCCAATCTCGAGACGCGTGTGCAGAACCTGGACGTCGGCGACTACATCTTCCAGGTCGAGGTGCCGACCGAAGAGGTCACCGAGATCAAGAACGGCCAGCGCAAGCAGGTCAACCGCAAGGTGCTGCCCGGCTACATCCTGGTGCGCATGGATCTGACCGACGACTCGTGGGCCGCGGTGCGCAACACGCCGGGCGTCACCGGGTTCGTCGGGGCGACGTCGCGACCGTCGGCCCTGGCCCTGGACGACGTGGTCAAGTTCCTGCTGCCGCGGGGGGCGACCAAGAAGGCCGCCAAGGGCGTGGCCGCCGCGGCCGCCACGGCCGAGGCCGGTGGGTTGGAGCGCCCGGTCGTCGAGGTCGACTACGAGGTCGGCGAATCGGTGACGGTCATGGACGGGCCGTTCGCCACGCTGCCGGCGACCATCAGCGAGGTCAACGGCGAACAGCAGAAGCTCAAGGTGCTGGTGTCGATCTTCGGCCGCGAGACGCCGGTGGAATTGACGTTCAGCCAGGTCTCGAAGATTTAGAACGCGTTAGCTAGGAAGGAACACCAACACCCATGGCCCCGAAGAAGAAAGTCGCTGGGCTGATCAAGCTGCAGATCGTGGCGGGGCAGGCCAACCCTGCGCCGCCGGTGGGGCCCGCGCTCGGCCAGCACGGCGTCAACATCATGGAGTTCTGCAAGGCCTACAACGCCGCCACGGAGAACCAGCGCGGCCAGGTCATCCCGGTGGAGATCACGGTCTACGAGGACCGCAGCTTCACCTTCGCGCTCAAGACGCCGCCCGCCGCGAAGCTGCTACTCAAGGCCGCGGGCGTGGGCAAGGGCTCGGCCGAGCCGCACAAGACCAAGGTCGCCAAGGTCACCTGGGACCAGGTTCGTGAGATCGCCGAGACCAAGAAGACCGATCTCAACGCCAACGACATCGACGCGGCCGCCAAGATCATCGCCGGCACCGCCCGGTCGATGGGGATCACCGTCGAATAGAACCGCATAGTTCGACCCCAACCGTGGGAGGGCCAGCTTCGGCCCGCTGCTTAACCACGACCCAACACCCGATTGGATGAATCAATGAGCAAGAACAGCAAGGCATACCGCGCCGCCGCCGAGAAGGTGGACCGCAACAACCTGTACAGCCCCCTGGAGGCGGCCAAGCTCGCGAAGGAGACGTCCTCGGCCAAGCAGGACGCGACGGTCGAGGTGGCGATCCGGCTCGGCGTCGACCCCCGCAAGGCGGACCAGATGGTCCGCGGCACGGTCAACCTGCCGCACGGCACGGGTAAGACCGCCCGCGTCGCGGTGTTCGCGGTCGGCGACAAGGCCGAGCAGGCGCAGGCCGCCGGCGCCGACATCGTCGGCAGCGACGACCTCATCGAGAAGATCCAGGGCGGTTTCCTGGACTTCGACGCCGCGATCGCGACCCCCGACCAGATGGCGAAGGTCGGCCGCATCGCCCGCGTGCTCGGTCCGCGCGGCCTGATGCCGAACCCCAAGACGGGCACCGTCACCCCGGACGTCGCCAAGGCGGTGGCCGACATCAAGGGCGGCAAGATCAACTTCCGCATCGACAAGCAGGCCAACCTGCACTTCGTCATCGGGAAGGCGTCCTTCGACGAGAAGGCCCTCGCGGAGAACTACGGCGCCGCGCTCGACGAGGTGTTGCGGCTCAAGCCGTCCGCCTCGAAGGGCCGCTACCTGAAGAAGATCACGGTGTCGACGACCACCGGCCCGGGCATCCCGGTGGACCCGTCGGTCACCCGCAACTTCTCCGAGGCCTGAGTTTCCCGCCGAGCGTCGACTTGTTGGGCAATTCTCAAGGTAATTGGCCCAACAAGTCGACGCTCGGCGACAAAAGCTAGTTGACCGCTCCCGGCTTCAGGTAGGTCACCAGGCTGACGTCGAGCATTTCCTCGGTGAAGTAGTGCTCGCAGCCCCGCAGGTACTTGATGTAGCGGTTGTAGACCTCTTCGGAAGTGACCTCGATGGCCTTCTGTTTGTTGGACTCCAGCGTGTCGCCCCAGATGTGCAGCGTCTTGATGTAGTGCGGACGCAGCGAAAGGGGTTCGGGCACAATAAAACCCGCCTTCTCGCCGTGGTCGACCATCATCTGCGTTGACGGCAGCCGGCCGCCCGGGAAGATTTCGGTGACGATGAACTTGATGAAACGGGCCGTCTCGAAGGTCAGCTTCTTGCCGCGGGCCGCCATCTCGTACGGGTGGTAGCTGACGCTG
This genomic interval from Mycobacterium sp. SMC-2 contains the following:
- a CDS encoding DHA2 family efflux MFS transporter permease subunit yields the protein MIRRPRGRQPGLPTLDARLWWIAGVCVLGSFMNLLDTTVVTVAQRTFVATFGSTQAVVSWTITGYTLALAAVIPLAGWAADRFGTKRMFIGSVVAFTLGSLLCAVAPNITALIVSRVLQGLGGGMLTTLTLTIVNREAGPQRVGRVMAVLGIPVVLAPAFGPVLGGWLIDSYSWQWIFWINLPFGAAAVVLAAIVLPGDDPSPSETFDVVGMLLLSPGLPALLYGMSEIPIRRSVTDGHVWVPLAVGMALLVGFVFHALRRSDKPLIDLRLLTNRAFTLTNVAMFFYIVSTFGAGVLFPSYFQQLGNQTPLQAGMSVVPRGIGAAVSMPWAGRSMDRRGARGVLAIGVALNVAGMGVFAYGVALQRESLPVLLTGLTILGLGMGATRMPLVAVAMQTLAPHQMARGSTLIKVNQQVAAAVGTALLSVILTSRLDQTVTPGQPPSRIDLSHAYGAAFVVAVVLVALTFLPLAFMYPKPQASAPRRTSSGAAAQHTGRSSTGIH
- a CDS encoding AAA family ATPase, yielding MTRGMVLGRFLPPHAGHVYLCEFAHRWVDDLTVVISVQAGDPISGTQRLAWMRELFPFDRVLPLSIENVQHPPSWATWKARLDGVLPERPDFVFASEPYGADFAQILGARFVSVDQARAVVPVSATDIRADPFAHWQHIPRCVRPNFVKRVSILGPDPTATGALARGLAEKLGTKWVPEWSTALPGLRGGSSAGWDCREFVRGQIASEEALARDADRVLICADPLATTVWAELLSGSCPQEICELACRPYDLTLLMTPDASSDTTGLASPLGADVDFVGRCERALRAAVRPFVVVDGGWEERTATALGAVERLTPSHRSWELR
- a CDS encoding MBL fold metallo-hydrolase; translation: MSTDRLYFRQLLSGRDFAAGDMFAAQMRNFAYLIGDRQTGDCVVVDPAYAAGDLLDTLEADGMHLSGVLVTHHHPDHVGGSMMGFSLQGLAELLERKVVPVHVNIHEAQWVSRVTGISLGDLTAHENHDKVSIGDIEIELLHTPGHTPGSQCFLLDGRLVAGDTLFLEGCGRTDFPGGDSDEMYRSLRQLATLPGDPIVFPGHWYSAEPSASLSEVKRSNYVYRAADLAQWRMLMGG
- a CDS encoding type II toxin-antitoxin system VapB family antitoxin; the encoded protein is MRKKVEIEIDVDLVDEAIRRFQLADAREAINLALRTLLTGAEGGEPGEEYDEFSDPSAWQPRPGGAAAP
- the rpmG gene encoding 50S ribosomal protein L33, which translates into the protein MASSTDVRPKITLACEVCKHRNYITKKNRRNDPDRMELKKFCPNCGKHQAHRETR
- the hadA gene encoding (3R)-hydroxyacyl-ACP dehydratase subunit HadA, with amino-acid sequence MPLSESIVGMHYRYPDYYIVEREKVREYAVAVQNDDAFYLEEKAAADLGYGGLLAPLTFICVFGYQAQTSFFKHANIAVHDAQIVQVDQVLKFMAPIVAGDKLYCDVYVDSVRVSHGTQIIVTKNVVTNEAGDVVQETYTTLAGRAGENGEEGFSDATA
- the hadB gene encoding (3R)-hydroxyacyl-ACP dehydratase subunit HadB, with protein sequence MPLREFSSVKVGDQLPEKTYPLTRQDLVNYAGVSGDLNPIHWDDEMAKVVGLDTAIAHGMLTMGIGGGYVTSWIGDPGAVTEYNVRFTAVVPVPNDGKGAELVFSGRVKSVDPETKSVTIALTATTGGKKIFGRAIASATLA
- the hadC gene encoding (3R)-hydroxyacyl-ACP dehydratase subunit HadC, with protein sequence MALKTDIRGMIWRYPDYFVVGREQLRQFALATKNRHPAHFDEDAAAELGHDAIVAPLTFATIFAKLVQLDFFRHVDIGMETLVIVQVDQRFVFSKPIKAGDKLWARMDIVSVDERFGADIVVTKNICTDDHGEVVLEAYTTLMSQYADQSANLKWDSESGQVVRTA
- the secE gene encoding preprotein translocase subunit SecE encodes the protein MSDEGDAANDATSDGADRGEDRANGGRTAVVTRPQRPTGKRTRQRATDAGEDVDVESADEVEVAKQDKATKGAKAKKAKKPKKPGERSANPFVFVYNYLKQVVAEMRKVIWPNRKQMLTYTSVVLVFLAFMVALVGGADFGLTKLVLLVFG
- the nusG gene encoding transcription termination/antitermination protein NusG, with the translated sequence MTTFDGDTSAGEAVDVEERAEETETSAAEAPEESAEEVDPAAALKAELRSKPGDWYVIHSYAGYENKVKANLETRVQNLDVGDYIFQVEVPTEEVTEIKNGQRKQVNRKVLPGYILVRMDLTDDSWAAVRNTPGVTGFVGATSRPSALALDDVVKFLLPRGATKKAAKGVAAAAATAEAGGLERPVVEVDYEVGESVTVMDGPFATLPATISEVNGEQQKLKVLVSIFGRETPVELTFSQVSKI
- the rplK gene encoding 50S ribosomal protein L11, which produces MAPKKKVAGLIKLQIVAGQANPAPPVGPALGQHGVNIMEFCKAYNAATENQRGQVIPVEITVYEDRSFTFALKTPPAAKLLLKAAGVGKGSAEPHKTKVAKVTWDQVREIAETKKTDLNANDIDAAAKIIAGTARSMGITVE
- the rplA gene encoding 50S ribosomal protein L1; the encoded protein is MSKNSKAYRAAAEKVDRNNLYSPLEAAKLAKETSSAKQDATVEVAIRLGVDPRKADQMVRGTVNLPHGTGKTARVAVFAVGDKAEQAQAAGADIVGSDDLIEKIQGGFLDFDAAIATPDQMAKVGRIARVLGPRGLMPNPKTGTVTPDVAKAVADIKGGKINFRIDKQANLHFVIGKASFDEKALAENYGAALDEVLRLKPSASKGRYLKKITVSTTTGPGIPVDPSVTRNFSEA